Sequence from the Collinsella aerofaciens ATCC 25986 genome:
CGCGTTCACCAAGCTCTACGGAATGGCAGGGTTGCGGTTGGGGTATCTGATCAGCGGAAACGCCCAACTCATCGAGGGGATTCGCCGGGCGGGGCAGGCGTGGCCCGTCTCCTCGGTCGCCGAGGCCGCGGGCATCGCCGCCCTGGAAGACGTCGAATACGTCTCGCGTACGCGCGATGTATTGGCGGGCGAGCGAGCGTGGCTTTCCCTCAAGCTCTCCTCGCTCGGGCTTTCCGTCGTGCCGTCGGATGCGAACTTCCTTTTAGTCCGCACGCCGGCGAAAGACATTCCCGAGCGCCTGTATAAACAGGGGGTTTTGGTCCGCACGTGCGACTCGTTTTCGGTACTGTCCCGTTTCTGGTGCCGCGTCGCGGTGCGCACGCGCAAGGAGAACGCCCGGCTTGCGATGGCGTTCAGCCGCGCGCTTCGGGCGGAAGGCGCATCGGGCGAAGGCGAACCCGACGAACGGGGCGGCGCTTCTTGCAGCGGCGCTATGGCGGGCGCGGATGGCCGAGGCTCGGCGAAGGAGGTCGATACCCGTGGGTAGGGCGAAGCCCATCATGATCCAGGGCACCATGTCGAACGCGGGGAAGAGCCTGCTTGCGGCGGGGCTGTGCCGTGTGCTTTCGCAGGACGGCCTGCGCGTGGCTCCCTTCAAGAGCCAGAACATGGCGCTAAACAGCGGTGTCACGGCCGATGGGCTCGAGATGGGGCGCGCCCAGATCATGCAGGCCGAGGCGTGCGGCATCGCGCCCGACGTGCGCATGAACCCCATCCTGCTCAAGCCCGAAAGCGACCACCGAAGCCAGCTCATCGTGGCCGGCAAGGCGCAGGGAGCCTTCGCTGCGAGGGACTACTTCGCGCGAAAGAAGGCGCTCATGCCGCAGATTTTGGAGGCGTTCGATTCGCTCGCGGAGGAAAACGACGTCATCGTCATCGAGGGCGCCGGCAGCCCCGTCGAAATCAACCTTGCCGAAAACGACATCGTCAACATGGGGCTCGCGCGCGCCGTGTCCTCCCCCGTGCTGCTCGCGGGCGACATCGACCCAGGCGGGGTATTTGCCCAGCTCTACGGCACGGTCGCGCTCTTTGCGCCCGAGGATCGCGCTCTTTTGCGGGGGCTTGTGGTGAACAAGTTCCGCGGCGATGTGGAAATCCTCCGCCCGGGTTTGGCCCCGCTCGAGAAGATGTGCGGGGTTCCCGTGGTGGGGGTCGTGCCGTATCTTACGCTCGACCTGGACGACGAGGACTCGCTCGCGCCGCGCCTATCTGCCCGCGAGGCGCGCGGCGTCATCGACGTCGCCGTCGTGCGCCTTCCGCACCTGTCGAACTTCACCGACTTCGACCCGCTTTCGCGCGTGCCCGGCGTGGGCGTGCGCTACGTTTCCTCGACGACCGATCTGGGCCGGCCCGACCTCGTGGTGCTCCCCGGCTCGAAGTCCACGCTCGACGACGCGCGCTGGCTTGCGGCTAGCGGCATCGGAGCCTGTGTACGCGCGCTTTCGGGCGCGGGCACGCCGGTGCTCGGCATATGCGGAGGCTACCAGCTTTTGGGAGACGAGCTTTCCGATCCGCACGGCAGGGAAGGCGCTGGCACCGCGCGCGGGCTCGGGCTCATCCCTGCAAGTACGGTGTTCAAGGAGGAAAAGCGCCTCGCCCAGTCGGAGCTGCGCATCACGGGCGCCCAAGGCGCGTTTTCGGTGTGGAACGGCATGACGGCGCGCGGGTACGAGATTCACGACGGCGAAACGACCGTCTCCTGCGCCCCTGCGGGCACGATTGGCGGCAACCTAGAAGGCGCGGCCTGCGGAAACGTGTTCGGAACCTATCTCCACGGCCTGTTCGACGAACCGGGGGTGGCACTCGCCCTCGCGCGCTCGCTCGCGCGCATGCGCGGCCTGCCCGAGAGCGTCGTGGGTGCTGAGGGCGCGGTGTCCGCGGCCGATCATCGTGCGCGCGAGTTCGACCGCCTGGCCGACTCCGTGCGCGGGGCGCTCGACATGGAGTATGTCTACCGCATTATCGAGGAGGGCGTATGATCCACGTGTATCATGGCGACGGCAAAGGCAAGACCACGGCGGCGATGGGCCTCGCCCTTCGCATGCTCGCCGCAGGCCGCCGCGTCGTCGTCGTGCAGTTCCTGAAAGACGGCGAAAGCGGGGAGGTGCGCCTGCTCGCCGAGCATTTCGGCGTGCTCGTGTTCGCGGGGAAGGCGTCGGACAAGTTTACCTGGTCGATGACGTCGGAAGAACTTGCCGCGACGCGCGAGCTGCACGATGGGAACCTCGCTTTCGCGCTCGCCGAGCTCGAGGACGTGCAGGAGGGGCTGCTCGTGCTCGACGAGGCGCTCGACGCGCTTTCGAAGGGGCTTGTCGACGAGGCGCTCGTGGATCGCGCGCTCGATATGTCCGCGCGCGGCGTCGAAGTAGCGCTTACCGGGCGCGCGCCTTCCCGCAAGATCGTGGAGAAGGCCGACTACATAACCGAGATGCGGTGCGAGAAACACCCCTACGTGCAGGGGATATGTGCAAGGGAAGGAGTGGAGTACTAGATGGATTCCAAGGAGATGGCGCCCGGCGACATCGAGCGGCGCAGCTTCGAGATCATTACCGAAGAGCTCGGCGGCCGCACGTTCCCGCCGCTCGAAGAGCCCGTCGTGAAGCGCGTCATCCACACCACTGCCGACTTCTCGTACGCCGATTCCCTCGTGTTCACCCATGACGCCGCGCACTGTGCGCTCGACGCACTGCGCGCAGGGGCCACGGTGCTCACCGACACGAACATGGCGCTCGCAGGCATAAGCAAGCCCGCGCTCGCGAAGCTCGGCTGCAAGGCCGTGTGCTACATGGCCGACCCTGATGTCGCCGCGGCTGCGCGCGCCGCGGGCACGACTCGCGCCGTTGCGAGCATGGACAAAGCTTGCGGCATCGAGGGTCCGCTCATCGTGGCTGTCGGCAACGCTCCCACAGCACTTCTGCGCCTCGCCGAGCTCATGGACGCGGGGAAGATCGCGCCCGCGCTCGTCGTTGGGGTGCCGGTCGGGTTTGTGAACGTTGTCGAGGCGAAAGAGGAGCTACTCGCACGACGCGTGCCAGCCATCGTCGCGAGGGGTCGCAAGGGCGGCTCGACCGTGACGGCCGCCATTATGAACGCGCTGCTCTACCAGATCACGCGCCCAGGCGGCCCGAAGTGACGGCGCCCGCATCCGCGCCGGCGCTGCGCATCTTCGCCGGCACCACCGAGGGCCGCCTTCTGTGCGAATGGGCGAGCGGGGCGGGCATCCCCGCCCGTGCCTACGCGGCAACCGAGTACGGAGGCGAGCTTTTGGGCGAGCTTCCGGGCATCGAGGTGCATGCGGGCAGGCTCGACGAGGCCGACATGGAGCGCGAGCTTTTCGGCGCGCGCATCGTCGTCGACGCCACGCACCCCTTCGCTACGCTCGCAAGCGGCAACATCCGGGCCGCTTCGCTCGCCGTGGGTGCACGATGCCTGCGCCTTGCGCGCCCGGCCGAGGCGCTGCCCAAAGGCGTCGTGCCGGTCGCGTCGATTGCCTGCGCGGCGCGCTTTCTCTCCGAGAACCCGGGTCGCGCGCTTCTCACGACGGGGAGCAAGGAGCTTGCTCCCTACACGCGTGTCGCCGATTTCGCGGAGCGCTTCTTCGTGCGTGTGCTCCCGCTGCCCGGTGCTATAGCGAAGTGCATCGACGCGGGGTTTTCGCCGTCGCACGTCATCGGCATGCAGGGGCCCTTTACCCGCGAGCTCAACGAAGCAATGCTTCGGCAGGTGGGCGCCCAGTGGCTTGTGACCAAGGACTCGGGAACCGTAGGCGGCACGGCCGAGAAGCTCGCCGCCGCGCGCGACGCGGGAGCGCGCTGCATCGTGGTCACCCGTCCCGCCGAGGGAGGCGGGGCCCTTTCGCTTCGGGAAATGGAAGACGTGCTTTTACGGGAGTTCGCGCGCTAGGCGCTCGTCGCGCCTAGCGCGCCCTCCCGCCCGCGAGGAGGAGCGCCTCGAGCAAGCTCGAACCGTACAAGACCGTCATCCGCCAATAGCTCGAGGACGACGCCCGGAACTGGCGCAAGCAGCCCTTCAATAAGTTGCGGTGAAATAGTGTCTGTTTTTGAAGCTAGATAGCATAATCAGTCCCTAATTCACCGCAACTTGTTGGTGGTGGCTTACTGGTAGCGTAGGCACTCCACCGGGTCGAGCTTTGCTGCGCGGCGAGCGGGGTAGAAGCCAAAGATTACGCCGATGCCGACCGATACGGCAAACGCGATCAACACTGTCGTAATGGAGAAGCTTGGCGTGATCGTCCCGGTAGCTCCAAACTCGCTCATGATGCCCGAGCTTGCGGCAAAGAACGTGAGTCCCCATGCCAGTAGATAGCCAATCAGGACACCCAACAGTCCGCCGGTGACGCACAGCGCCGAGGACTCGGCCAAAAACTGCGCGGTGATATCGCGACGACTGGCGCCCAGAGCGCGGCGGATGCCGATCTCGCGAATGCGCTCAGTCACGTTGGTGAGCATCATATTCATAATGCCGATACCGCCGACAAGCAGCGAGATGCTGGCGACAGCACCCATGATGAGCGAGAATGCGCCCATAAAGGAGTTGAGTGCATCGATAGCGCTTTTCATGGAGGTCGCCGATACACTGTCGTACTCATCATCCTCCGCGATGCCCTTCATCGCGCGCACCTTGGACTCGATGGTCTTACAAAGCTCATCCATGTCCGTGCCCTCGGCGGCAAGTGCCGTCACGCTGGGGAATGAAGGATTTTCGTCGCCAAACAGCCCGGAGATGGTCTCGCGTGGCATATACAGCGTGAGCGAGCCCATGGAGTCGCTGCCGCCATCAATCACGCCTACAATCTGCACCTCGCCGTTGGCCACCTTGATGGTTTTCCCCAGCGCATCCTGTTCGTTGCCGTAAAGCTGATCGGCGCCGCCGCGGCTGATGAGCGCCACGCGCGAGCCTGATTGAGACTCGGCCTGGGAATAGGTACGCCCCGCAACGAGCTTGCTGGCCCCCACGGCGTCGAGCATGTCGCTATCGACACCCTGTGCCATGACGGTATAGCTTTTATCGCCGGTCTTATACTCGGTATAGGCGCTGTCGACAATGCCGATCTGCTCTATCTGCGGCATCAGTTTTTGAAGCTTCTCGATGTCCGACTCGGTGAGTTCTTGCGACGAATAGATTTGCACCATGCGTGCCGCATTGAGGCCCAGACTGTTGACCAGGCTGTTTTGGATGCCGCCGATGAGCGAAGTCATGGCGATAACCGAGGCTATGCCAATGACGATGCCCAGGATGGTGAGCAGGCTGCGCCCCTTGTTGGCCTCGAGCGAGTGAAGGGCTTCCTGGATGAGATCGCGGGCGCTCATGCCATCACTCCTTTCGGCGGGTTGATGGAGGCGGAAATCATGGGCAGGCTATCTACGGCGCCACGCAGGGTCCGCGGTGCATGTGGAATATACGCGCCGTCGTGAATGCGACCGTCGCGGATGGTCACGGCACGGTCGGCCTCGGCGGCGATGCCGGGGTCGTGTGTGATGAGCACGATGGTTTTGCCGCGCTTCTGGAGCTTATGGAAGGTCTCCATTACAAGCGCTCCAGTGGCGGAGTCCAGGTTTCCCGTCGGTTCGTCAGCCAAAATGATGGGCGGGTCATTAACGAGGGCGCGCGCGATGGCGACACGCTGCATCTGGCCGCCCGAGAGCTCGGATATGCGGTGGTCCCAGTGGTCGACCGGTAGCGTGACGGCCTGCAGCGCGTGGACGGCGCGCATCTCGCGCTGGCTACGGGGCACATTGGTGTAGGCCAGCGGCAGCATCACGTTTTCGATGACCGTTAGGCGCGGCAGCAGGTTGAAGCTCTGAAAGACGAAGCCAATGCTCAGGGCGCGAACTTCGGTGAGCTCGTCATCATCGAGCTCGGCCACGTTGAGCCCTTGCAGGTAATAGTCGCCCGCCGTCGGCTTATCCAGGCAGCCCAGGATGTTCATGAGCGTTGATTTGCCCGAGCCCGAGGGGCCAGTGATAGCGACGAATTCGCCGGGATTTACCGCCAGGCTCACGTTGTGCAGGATGTGGGCGCAACCTGCCTCGCTCTCAAAGATGCGGTGCACGTTGCGAATGTCGATGACGGGGCGCATTACATACCCTCGTCGGCAGACATGCTGCCCGAATCCGTGCTATAGCCGCCGTCAGCCGTTGCGTCCGCTCCGGTGTCCATGACGAGGGTGTCGCCATCGCGCAGCTTGGTAACCGGCACGTTGGGGTTAATCTCGTTGCCCTGGTCGTCGCGCTTGACCTGTGTCTTGCCGACTACGGCTTCGTTGTCGTTTTGCGTCACGACGGTCACCTTCACGCGGCGGGTCTGCTTGCCCTCGTCATCGGTTGCCACGTTGACATAATAGTGTTCGCCGTCTTCGGTCATGAGCGCCATCGTCGGCACCATCACCACATCGTCGAGCTGCTCGGTCACCACCGAGACCTCGGCCGTCATGCCCGGCTTCAGGCGCGCGTCGGGCGCCTCGATGAGGATGTCGACGTTAAAGGTTACGCTGCTGCTGCCATAGTTGGAGTCGGAGTTTGCCACCGAGGCGATGGCCGTGACCGTTCCCTGGCTCACGATATCCGGAAACGCGGGATACGTGACGTTGGCGTTCTGCCCAACGGCGATCTTGGCGATGTCCTTTTCGCCCACCTGCACGGTCACCTTCATCTTGGATAGGTCGGCGATCTGCATGCACTGCTTGCCGCCGCTCGTATCGCTTTCGCCCATGATCATGCCGCCTGTTACCGTGGCGCCTACCTTGGCGTTGAGCTCCACGATGCTGCCCGAGCTTGGGGCCGTGACCGTACGGCTGGCGGCCTTGGCGTTCGCCTGATCGAGGTTTGCCTGGGCCGATGCGAGGCTACGCTGCGCGGCCGATACGGCGTTCGTGTCCGCTGATGCTGCGGGGGAGCCAGCCGCTGCGGAAGCTCCATCGACGTCCGTCGTTGGGGTGGCCTGCGCGGCGGCTGCGGCTTTCTGCGCGTTGGCGAGGTCTTCTTGAGCGGCTGTAACTGCACGCTGCGCCTCGGCAACGTTGCGATCGAGCTCGTCGTTTTTAATGGTCATAAGCACGTCGCCCTCGTTGAC
This genomic interval carries:
- a CDS encoding cobyric acid synthase, producing the protein MGRAKPIMIQGTMSNAGKSLLAAGLCRVLSQDGLRVAPFKSQNMALNSGVTADGLEMGRAQIMQAEACGIAPDVRMNPILLKPESDHRSQLIVAGKAQGAFAARDYFARKKALMPQILEAFDSLAEENDVIVIEGAGSPVEINLAENDIVNMGLARAVSSPVLLAGDIDPGGVFAQLYGTVALFAPEDRALLRGLVVNKFRGDVEILRPGLAPLEKMCGVPVVGVVPYLTLDLDDEDSLAPRLSAREARGVIDVAVVRLPHLSNFTDFDPLSRVPGVGVRYVSSTTDLGRPDLVVLPGSKSTLDDARWLAASGIGACVRALSGAGTPVLGICGGYQLLGDELSDPHGREGAGTARGLGLIPASTVFKEEKRLAQSELRITGAQGAFSVWNGMTARGYEIHDGETTVSCAPAGTIGGNLEGAACGNVFGTYLHGLFDEPGVALALARSLARMRGLPESVVGAEGAVSAADHRAREFDRLADSVRGALDMEYVYRIIEEGV
- a CDS encoding cob(I)yrinic acid a,c-diamide adenosyltransferase, with translation MIHVYHGDGKGKTTAAMGLALRMLAAGRRVVVVQFLKDGESGEVRLLAEHFGVLVFAGKASDKFTWSMTSEELAATRELHDGNLAFALAELEDVQEGLLVLDEALDALSKGLVDEALVDRALDMSARGVEVALTGRAPSRKIVEKADYITEMRCEKHPYVQGICAREGVEY
- a CDS encoding precorrin-8X methylmutase; the encoded protein is MDSKEMAPGDIERRSFEIITEELGGRTFPPLEEPVVKRVIHTTADFSYADSLVFTHDAAHCALDALRAGATVLTDTNMALAGISKPALAKLGCKAVCYMADPDVAAAARAAGTTRAVASMDKACGIEGPLIVAVGNAPTALLRLAELMDAGKIAPALVVGVPVGFVNVVEAKEELLARRVPAIVARGRKGGSTVTAAIMNALLYQITRPGGPK
- the cobK gene encoding precorrin-6A reductase; protein product: MTAPASAPALRIFAGTTEGRLLCEWASGAGIPARAYAATEYGGELLGELPGIEVHAGRLDEADMERELFGARIVVDATHPFATLASGNIRAASLAVGARCLRLARPAEALPKGVVPVASIACAARFLSENPGRALLTTGSKELAPYTRVADFAERFFVRVLPLPGAIAKCIDAGFSPSHVIGMQGPFTRELNEAMLRQVGAQWLVTKDSGTVGGTAEKLAAARDAGARCIVVTRPAEGGGALSLREMEDVLLREFAR
- a CDS encoding ABC transporter permease produces the protein MSARDLIQEALHSLEANKGRSLLTILGIVIGIASVIAMTSLIGGIQNSLVNSLGLNAARMVQIYSSQELTESDIEKLQKLMPQIEQIGIVDSAYTEYKTGDKSYTVMAQGVDSDMLDAVGASKLVAGRTYSQAESQSGSRVALISRGGADQLYGNEQDALGKTIKVANGEVQIVGVIDGGSDSMGSLTLYMPRETISGLFGDENPSFPSVTALAAEGTDMDELCKTIESKVRAMKGIAEDDEYDSVSATSMKSAIDALNSFMGAFSLIMGAVASISLLVGGIGIMNMMLTNVTERIREIGIRRALGASRRDITAQFLAESSALCVTGGLLGVLIGYLLAWGLTFFAASSGIMSEFGATGTITPSFSITTVLIAFAVSVGIGVIFGFYPARRAAKLDPVECLRYQ
- a CDS encoding ABC transporter ATP-binding protein, which produces MRPVIDIRNVHRIFESEAGCAHILHNVSLAVNPGEFVAITGPSGSGKSTLMNILGCLDKPTAGDYYLQGLNVAELDDDELTEVRALSIGFVFQSFNLLPRLTVIENVMLPLAYTNVPRSQREMRAVHALQAVTLPVDHWDHRISELSGGQMQRVAIARALVNDPPIILADEPTGNLDSATGALVMETFHKLQKRGKTIVLITHDPGIAAEADRAVTIRDGRIHDGAYIPHAPRTLRGAVDSLPMISASINPPKGVMA
- a CDS encoding efflux RND transporter periplasmic adaptor subunit, with the translated sequence MPNVPTITPGPDDTENTPEGATETIPLITHVHADKQNGRTNDAAEISDEEAYAKLKAKRAERRRKKLIRRVIAAGVVGAIALIAIVATLVINAQPQGASGPVTDMVTEGTFTTTVEAKGQLKPISSSVVSPSVDGTVDSINVQAGQSVNEGDVLMTIKNDELDRNVAEAQRAVTAAQEDLANAQKAAAAAQATPTTDVDGASAAAGSPAASADTNAVSAAQRSLASAQANLDQANAKAASRTVTAPSSGSIVELNAKVGATVTGGMIMGESDTSGGKQCMQIADLSKMKVTVQVGEKDIAKIAVGQNANVTYPAFPDIVSQGTVTAIASVANSDSNYGSSSVTFNVDILIEAPDARLKPGMTAEVSVVTEQLDDVVMVPTMALMTEDGEHYYVNVATDDEGKQTRRVKVTVVTQNDNEAVVGKTQVKRDDQGNEINPNVPVTKLRDGDTLVMDTGADATADGGYSTDSGSMSADEGM